A part of Candidatus Stoquefichus sp. SB1 genomic DNA contains:
- a CDS encoding translation factor GTPase family protein, whose protein sequence is MKKCVIGTLAHVDAGKTTLTESLLYLTGSIRKLGRVDHGDAFLDYDHQERERGITIFSKQSLLQYQDVEITLIDTPGHVDFSAEMERTLQVLDYAILVISGLDGVQAHTQTIWNLLKTYHIPTFLFINKMDISHYQKSDLMKELKEKLDERCVDLTSQNDFYEEIALCDETLLDYYLEHQSLTEIMIQDAIIQRQVFPCFFGSALKMQEVDSFLESLSLYTKEKNYPADFGAKVYKITRDEQGQRLTHLKIMGGSLHVKTQFGDEKVDQIRKYSGHKYTVVNEVYAGDICAVKGLKAIQAGSGLGFEEHAFQPHLTPYMNYRIVLPSDCDRFQAMSQLRQLSEEDPELHMTYHEETQDMTVQLMGEIQIDVLKKMIAERFHLDVDFDQGQIIYKETILETVEGVGHFEPLRHYAEVHLLLEPAPLGSGLQFSTNCSENMLDKHWQRLILTHLEEKEHIGVLAGFPITDMKITILAGKAHQKHTEGGDFRQATYRALRQGLKSTQCQLLEPYYQFYLDIPAEYLSKAIYDIESMDGEFILPETMDQNVVIEGKAPVAKMRHYQLEVTHYTKGKGRMYCSLKGYEPCLHQDDVIQSIQYDSEKDINNPTGSVFCSHGAGFYVKWDEVKDYMHIDFQYSPKLTQEYQKESYASSLHGDEELEEIFKRTYGEIKRRTFHDFQPALKEHVPSMTSQPKAECILVDGYNVIHAWPELKDLAKDNLDGARFRLLDMMCNYQGYKKCLLIVVFDAYQVKQNLGSSEQYHNIHVVYTKESQTADMYIERVTHEMANQYHITVVTSDALEQLIVTGAGAYRMSSRELKLDLERLNKEHHNHQQATSRNYLLEDIKNFKND, encoded by the coding sequence ATGAAAAAGTGTGTCATTGGAACATTAGCTCATGTTGATGCTGGGAAAACAACTTTAACAGAGAGCCTTTTGTATCTTACAGGAAGTATTCGTAAGTTAGGGAGAGTTGATCATGGAGATGCATTTTTAGATTATGATCATCAGGAAAGAGAAAGAGGAATTACAATTTTTTCTAAACAGTCTCTTTTACAATATCAGGATGTTGAGATCACTTTAATAGATACACCAGGTCATGTTGATTTTTCAGCTGAAATGGAAAGAACATTACAGGTTTTAGATTATGCAATTCTGGTTATTAGTGGATTAGATGGAGTACAGGCACATACTCAAACAATTTGGAATCTTTTAAAGACATATCATATTCCTACTTTCTTATTTATTAATAAAATGGATATTTCTCATTATCAGAAAAGTGATTTAATGAAAGAATTAAAAGAGAAATTAGATGAGCGATGTGTTGATTTGACTTCACAAAATGACTTTTATGAGGAAATAGCCTTATGTGATGAAACATTATTAGATTATTATTTAGAACATCAAAGTCTTACAGAGATAATGATTCAAGATGCTATTATACAAAGACAAGTTTTTCCTTGTTTCTTTGGTTCAGCATTAAAAATGCAAGAAGTAGATTCTTTTTTAGAATCTTTATCACTTTATACAAAAGAAAAAAATTATCCTGCTGATTTTGGTGCAAAAGTTTATAAAATTACAAGAGATGAACAAGGACAACGTTTAACCCATTTGAAAATAATGGGTGGGTCATTGCATGTCAAGACACAGTTTGGTGATGAGAAAGTTGATCAAATTAGAAAATATTCTGGTCATAAATATACTGTTGTGAATGAAGTTTATGCTGGTGACATATGTGCAGTCAAAGGTTTAAAAGCAATTCAGGCTGGAAGTGGGTTGGGATTTGAAGAACATGCTTTTCAGCCACATCTTACACCTTATATGAATTATCGGATTGTTTTGCCATCAGATTGTGATCGTTTTCAAGCCATGTCTCAGTTACGTCAATTATCTGAAGAAGATCCAGAATTGCATATGACATATCATGAAGAAACGCAAGATATGACTGTTCAATTGATGGGGGAAATTCAAATAGATGTTTTAAAGAAAATGATTGCAGAACGTTTTCATCTTGATGTTGATTTTGATCAAGGACAGATTATTTATAAAGAAACAATATTAGAAACAGTTGAAGGTGTTGGGCATTTTGAACCATTGCGTCATTATGCTGAAGTCCATCTTTTATTAGAACCTGCACCTTTAGGAAGTGGATTACAATTTTCAACCAATTGCTCTGAAAATATGCTAGATAAACATTGGCAAAGATTAATTTTGACACATCTTGAAGAGAAAGAACATATTGGTGTTTTAGCTGGTTTTCCGATTACCGATATGAAAATCACAATATTGGCTGGGAAGGCTCATCAAAAACATACCGAAGGTGGAGATTTTAGACAGGCCACTTATCGTGCTTTAAGACAGGGATTAAAATCAACTCAATGTCAACTCTTAGAACCTTATTATCAATTTTATCTTGATATTCCTGCTGAATATTTAAGTAAAGCAATCTATGATATAGAATCAATGGATGGTGAATTTATTTTGCCAGAAACAATGGATCAAAATGTTGTGATTGAAGGAAAAGCCCCAGTTGCGAAAATGCGTCATTATCAATTAGAGGTGACACATTATACCAAAGGCAAAGGGCGAATGTATTGTTCTTTGAAAGGGTATGAACCATGTCTTCATCAAGATGATGTTATTCAAAGTATCCAATATGATAGTGAAAAAGATATCAATAATCCTACTGGGTCTGTCTTTTGTTCACATGGTGCAGGCTTTTATGTCAAATGGGATGAAGTCAAAGATTATATGCATATTGATTTTCAATATTCACCAAAACTTACTCAAGAATATCAGAAAGAATCTTATGCTTCCTCACTGCATGGAGATGAAGAATTGGAGGAGATTTTCAAACGCACGTATGGTGAAATCAAACGTCGGACTTTTCATGATTTTCAACCTGCTTTAAAAGAACACGTTCCTTCAATGACCTCACAACCAAAAGCAGAGTGTATATTAGTCGATGGATATAATGTTATTCATGCATGGCCTGAATTAAAAGATCTCGCAAAAGATAACTTAGATGGCGCAAGATTTCGCTTACTCGATATGATGTGTAATTATCAGGGGTATAAAAAGTGTTTATTAATTGTTGTTTTTGATGCTTATCAAGTCAAACAGAATTTAGGATCAAGTGAACAATATCATAATATCCATGTTGTTTATACCAAAGAATCACAAACAGCCGATATGTACATAGAAAGAGTAACGCATGAAATGGCTAATCAGTATCATATAACAGTTGTGACATCTGATGCGTTAGAACAATTGATTGTCACTGGTGCAGGTGCTTATCGTATGTCATCTCGAGAACTGAAATTAGATTTAGAGAGATTGAATAAGGAGCATCACAATCATCAACAAGCAACCAGTCGCAACTATCTTTTAGAAGATATCAAAAATTTTAAAAATGATTAA